A section of the Myxococcus virescens genome encodes:
- a CDS encoding NAD(P)H-dependent glycerol-3-phosphate dehydrogenase, whose amino-acid sequence MRGSVIGSGSFGTALANVLAVNCEEVRLWGREPSVVEAINTQHENPTYLKGIPISERVRATNDLQEALAGSELVVLATPSHATREVVAKAQAYLPRHVPIVTVSKGIENGTLLTMTELLEDCLPEEFHPYLAVLSGPSFAKELARRMPTVVTIASHWDKVALRCQKALQTETFRSYTSTDVVGVQYGGALKNVIAIAAGMADGLGMGHNARAAIITRGLAEITRLAVRKGANPLTLSGLSGMGDLVLTCTGELSRNRHVGMELGKGRKLPDILADMKEVAEGVKTARSAHELELKTGVELPICHQVYLIAHEGKSARTAVVDLMTRQPKSELAGV is encoded by the coding sequence ATGCGTGGCAGTGTCATCGGCTCCGGCTCCTTCGGTACCGCCCTGGCGAACGTGCTCGCGGTCAATTGCGAGGAGGTTCGTCTGTGGGGTCGTGAGCCCTCCGTCGTGGAGGCCATCAACACGCAGCACGAGAACCCCACCTACCTGAAGGGCATCCCCATCTCGGAGCGCGTGCGCGCCACGAATGACCTCCAGGAGGCGCTCGCGGGTTCGGAGTTGGTGGTGCTGGCCACGCCCAGCCACGCCACGCGCGAGGTGGTGGCGAAGGCCCAGGCGTACCTGCCGCGCCATGTCCCCATCGTCACGGTGTCGAAGGGCATCGAGAACGGGACGCTGCTGACGATGACGGAGCTGCTGGAGGACTGCCTGCCGGAGGAGTTCCACCCGTACCTCGCGGTGCTGTCCGGCCCCAGCTTCGCCAAGGAGCTGGCGCGGCGCATGCCCACGGTGGTGACCATCGCCTCCCACTGGGACAAGGTGGCGCTGCGCTGCCAGAAGGCGCTCCAGACGGAGACGTTCCGCAGCTACACCTCCACGGACGTGGTGGGCGTGCAGTACGGCGGCGCGCTGAAGAACGTCATCGCGATTGCCGCCGGCATGGCGGACGGCCTGGGCATGGGCCACAACGCGCGCGCGGCCATCATCACCCGCGGTCTGGCGGAGATTACGCGCCTGGCGGTGCGCAAGGGCGCCAACCCGCTGACGCTCTCCGGTCTGTCCGGCATGGGCGACCTGGTGCTGACGTGCACCGGCGAGCTGAGCCGCAACCGGCACGTGGGGATGGAGCTGGGCAAGGGCCGCAAGCTGCCGGACATCCTCGCGGACATGAAGGAAGTGGCCGAAGGCGTGAAGACGGCCCGCAGCGCGCACGAACTGGAGCTCAAGACGGGCGTGGAGCTGCCCATCTGCCATCAGGTGTACCTGATTGCCCACGAGGGCAAGAGCGCGCGCACGGCGGTGGTGGACCTGATGACGCGCCAGCCGAAGTCGGAGCTGGCGGGCGTCTGA
- a CDS encoding c-type cytochrome gives MRRTVLATVLASMLALPACEDRDAQATWTQASGSVALSRDDAFLYVVDSDNGVLAVVDTARREKVGEVKVGLLPERVAVGPDDTVYVSNRGSRSVSVIRRGDWNEAARIAVGVEPVGLSVSPAGDTLYVVNSAALATSSHGSLMAVDTRSLSVRWELPVGDEPRGIALAQGGKRALITRFRQGDLVSVDLTDADRPRVVREQTDLYARANVRDHVAASPDGLTPLPPAADIRFQPRSMSSVAVTPDGERALATVMWAREDPLSPDGTPTPPSGGSLYGGGGPCNTGGVVAPGLVTFDTDTGSPRVDDLDRCRPPPDLSPDFPPSTIISPESTHPIQGPVAAVVDPTGLWAFVVNRETDNVAIIPTGRRSGSDLRSGLGSTVRQLVRVGSGPTGIAMTRDGRKAYVYNAFDHTVTTLVSDGAGGTANIRTDGAPLPIAGDVLGPNEVAGRKLFFSALDSRMASTSVGASCASCHPDGREDGHVWGFPDGPRQTPSLAGRSMTKTGPFHWSGEFSTMRDFLDATVRHRMGGTVLDGVMVAQLSDFIDVLPAPDNPHRADVLTDAQTRGEAVFRKAACDTCHGGEHFTLNTQADVGTFVTSGPLQDDPVVRKQGLNTPSLLGLARTAPYLHDGSAVSLKDRLMQGRESNQHGVTAQLTDAEVDDLVEYLLTL, from the coding sequence ATGAGACGGACGGTCCTGGCCACGGTGCTGGCCTCGATGCTCGCGCTTCCGGCGTGTGAAGACCGCGATGCCCAGGCGACCTGGACCCAGGCGTCGGGCTCGGTGGCGCTCAGCCGGGATGACGCCTTTCTCTACGTGGTGGACTCGGACAACGGCGTCCTCGCCGTGGTGGACACGGCGCGTCGTGAAAAGGTGGGCGAGGTGAAGGTGGGCCTCCTTCCCGAGCGCGTGGCGGTGGGGCCGGACGACACCGTCTACGTCTCCAACCGCGGCTCGCGCAGCGTGTCCGTCATCCGCCGGGGGGACTGGAACGAGGCGGCCCGCATCGCGGTGGGCGTGGAGCCCGTGGGCCTGTCGGTGTCGCCCGCCGGGGACACGCTGTACGTGGTGAACAGCGCCGCGCTGGCGACGTCGAGCCACGGCTCGTTGATGGCGGTGGACACGCGCTCGCTGTCGGTGCGCTGGGAATTGCCGGTGGGGGATGAGCCCCGAGGCATCGCGTTGGCGCAGGGCGGCAAGCGCGCGCTCATCACCCGCTTCCGCCAGGGCGACCTGGTCTCAGTGGACCTGACGGACGCGGACCGGCCCCGCGTGGTGCGTGAGCAGACGGACCTGTACGCGCGCGCCAATGTCCGGGACCACGTGGCCGCGTCCCCGGACGGGCTGACGCCGCTGCCCCCGGCCGCGGACATCCGCTTCCAGCCGCGCAGCATGTCGAGCGTCGCGGTGACGCCGGATGGAGAGCGCGCGCTGGCGACGGTGATGTGGGCGCGGGAGGACCCGCTGTCTCCAGACGGGACGCCCACTCCGCCGAGCGGGGGCTCGCTCTACGGCGGTGGTGGGCCCTGCAACACGGGCGGCGTGGTGGCGCCAGGGCTGGTCACCTTCGACACGGACACGGGCTCGCCCCGGGTGGATGACCTGGACCGGTGCCGTCCGCCGCCGGACCTGTCGCCGGACTTCCCGCCCTCCACCATCATCAGCCCGGAGTCGACGCACCCCATCCAGGGGCCGGTGGCGGCGGTGGTGGACCCGACGGGCCTGTGGGCCTTCGTGGTGAACCGGGAGACGGACAACGTCGCCATCATCCCCACGGGACGCCGTTCGGGCTCGGATTTGAGGTCGGGCCTGGGCAGCACGGTGCGCCAGTTGGTGCGCGTGGGCTCCGGCCCCACCGGCATCGCGATGACGCGGGATGGGCGCAAGGCCTACGTCTACAACGCGTTCGACCACACGGTGACGACGCTGGTGAGCGACGGCGCGGGTGGCACCGCCAACATCCGCACGGACGGCGCGCCGCTGCCCATCGCCGGGGACGTGCTGGGGCCCAATGAGGTGGCGGGCCGCAAGCTGTTCTTCAGCGCGCTGGACTCGCGCATGGCCAGTACCTCGGTGGGCGCGTCGTGCGCGAGCTGCCATCCCGATGGCCGCGAGGATGGCCACGTCTGGGGCTTCCCGGACGGGCCTCGTCAGACGCCCAGCCTCGCGGGCCGGAGCATGACGAAGACGGGGCCGTTCCACTGGAGCGGCGAGTTCTCCACCATGCGCGACTTCCTCGACGCGACGGTGCGCCACCGCATGGGTGGGACGGTGTTGGACGGCGTCATGGTGGCGCAGTTGTCCGACTTCATCGACGTGTTGCCCGCGCCGGACAACCCGCACAGGGCCGACGTCCTCACCGACGCGCAGACACGCGGCGAGGCCGTGTTCCGCAAGGCCGCGTGTGACACCTGCCACGGAGGGGAGCACTTCACCCTCAACACGCAGGCCGACGTGGGCACCTTCGTCACCTCGGGGCCGCTCCAGGATGACCCGGTGGTGCGCAAGCAGGGGCTCAACACGCCGTCGCTGTTGGGGCTGGCCCGCACCGCGCCGTACCTGCATGACGGCAGCGCCGTGTCGCTGAAGGACCGGCTGATGCAGGGCCGCGAGTCGAACCAGCACGGCGTGACGGCGCAGCTCACCGACGCCGAGGTCGACGACCTGGTGGAGTACCTGCTCACGCTGTAG
- a CDS encoding sensor histidine kinase has translation MSRTPPRFLNFRRTFALLIVLVVVPSAGLSGFGVVAIINERAAVEKRLEAAWRGTLESLSEELPGILASASLEPVNGQLQFILPDGQPVSEPDGAFQLEDGQVRTRDPQLAEALTTVVPEAGGLPTEPTVFSLTAGGRAVLVAAERRGSVVHGVRLSVQQLEALLAERVDPRAVSSEPVRFALLPVPREPSEGGLMGRLVSEVAQARASALGPTGLAERVLSSPLQDFRLVVLPTGEDPVARASTRNRVLYGVLLGVFYLTLTFGVVYTGRALYREAQLSRMKTDFVSLVSHELRTPLTSIRMFIETLALGRLKDPAQMQEVLTLLMRETERLSIFVERVLDWARIEGGRKVYQREIVPVSELVNAAVEAFRTQRMEDGVDLTVEVSDGLPALDVDRAAVAGALLNLLQNAYKYSGPDNRRITLQVRGSGKGVDLSVEDNGVGIAPQERNRIFERFYRVDNLLTRRTEGSGLGLAITRRIIETHGGRISVQSEPGKGSRFTIHLPAGKA, from the coding sequence GTGTCCCGCACTCCGCCCCGATTCCTCAACTTCCGGCGCACGTTCGCGCTGCTCATCGTCCTGGTGGTGGTGCCATCCGCCGGCCTGTCCGGCTTCGGGGTGGTGGCCATCATCAACGAGCGCGCGGCCGTGGAGAAACGGCTGGAGGCCGCCTGGCGCGGCACGCTGGAGTCGCTGTCGGAGGAACTGCCGGGCATCCTCGCCTCGGCGAGCCTGGAGCCGGTGAATGGCCAACTCCAGTTCATCCTCCCCGACGGGCAGCCCGTGTCGGAGCCGGACGGCGCCTTCCAGTTGGAGGACGGACAGGTCCGCACCCGGGACCCCCAGCTGGCGGAGGCGCTCACCACCGTGGTGCCCGAGGCGGGCGGACTGCCCACCGAGCCCACCGTCTTCTCGCTCACCGCGGGCGGGCGCGCGGTGCTGGTGGCCGCCGAGCGACGCGGCAGCGTGGTGCACGGCGTGCGGCTGTCGGTGCAGCAGCTGGAGGCCCTGCTGGCCGAGCGCGTGGACCCCCGGGCCGTGTCCAGTGAACCGGTGCGCTTCGCCCTGCTGCCCGTGCCCCGGGAGCCCTCCGAGGGCGGGCTGATGGGACGGCTGGTGTCCGAGGTGGCGCAGGCGCGCGCCAGCGCCCTGGGGCCCACGGGGCTCGCTGAGCGCGTGCTGTCCTCGCCCCTCCAGGACTTCCGGCTGGTGGTGCTGCCCACCGGCGAGGACCCGGTGGCGCGCGCGTCCACGCGCAACCGCGTGCTGTACGGCGTGCTGCTGGGCGTGTTCTACCTGACGCTCACCTTCGGCGTCGTCTACACCGGCCGCGCGCTCTACCGTGAGGCGCAGCTGTCGCGGATGAAGACGGACTTCGTGTCGCTGGTGAGCCACGAGCTGCGCACCCCCCTCACGTCCATCCGCATGTTCATCGAGACCCTGGCCCTGGGGCGGCTGAAGGACCCGGCGCAGATGCAGGAGGTGCTCACCCTGCTGATGCGCGAAACGGAACGCCTGTCCATCTTCGTCGAGCGCGTGCTGGACTGGGCGCGCATCGAAGGCGGGCGCAAGGTGTACCAGCGCGAAATCGTGCCGGTGTCGGAGCTCGTGAACGCGGCGGTGGAGGCCTTCCGCACCCAGCGCATGGAGGACGGCGTGGACCTGACGGTGGAGGTGTCAGACGGCTTGCCCGCGCTGGACGTGGACCGGGCCGCGGTGGCCGGCGCGCTGCTCAACCTGCTGCAGAATGCCTACAAGTACAGTGGGCCGGACAACCGCCGCATCACCCTCCAGGTCCGGGGCAGCGGCAAGGGCGTGGACCTCTCGGTGGAGGACAACGGCGTGGGCATCGCTCCGCAGGAGCGCAATCGCATCTTCGAGCGCTTCTATCGCGTGGACAACCTGCTGACGCGCAGGACGGAAGGCAGCGGGCTGGGGCTGGCCATTACCCGGCGCATCATCGAAACCCACGGAGGCCGCATCTCCGTGCAGAGCGAGCCAGGCAAGGGAAGCCGGTTCACCATCCACCTGCCGGCGGGGAAGGCATGA
- a CDS encoding response regulator transcription factor: MSDKTRSILVVEDDLSILTGLSMNLRFEGYEVLQAQDGRTGLARALDESPDLVVLDVMLPELNGFEVLKELRQRGRDTPVVVLSAKGMETDKIVGLNLGADDYVVKPFGLQELLARIKAVLRRRYPSAGAGSPPPVTFGDVSVDMAARTVARARTPVELTAQEFKLLAHFLAHPGRTFTREELLSGAWGYHYEGSARTVDNFMRQLRLKFEPDPEAPRHFLTVRGLGYRFER; the protein is encoded by the coding sequence ATGAGCGACAAGACGCGGAGCATCCTGGTCGTGGAGGACGACCTGTCCATCCTCACGGGCCTGTCCATGAACCTGCGCTTCGAGGGCTACGAGGTGCTCCAGGCCCAGGATGGCCGCACCGGGCTGGCGCGCGCGCTGGACGAGTCGCCGGACCTGGTGGTGCTGGACGTCATGCTGCCGGAGCTCAATGGCTTCGAGGTCCTCAAGGAGCTGCGCCAGCGCGGCCGGGACACGCCCGTCGTCGTGCTCTCCGCCAAGGGCATGGAGACGGACAAGATTGTCGGCCTCAACCTGGGCGCGGACGACTACGTGGTGAAGCCGTTCGGCCTCCAGGAGCTGCTGGCCCGTATCAAGGCCGTGCTGCGCCGGCGCTACCCGTCCGCGGGGGCGGGCTCGCCGCCGCCGGTGACCTTCGGCGACGTGAGCGTGGACATGGCCGCCCGCACGGTGGCACGCGCGAGGACGCCGGTGGAGCTCACCGCGCAGGAGTTCAAGCTGCTGGCGCACTTCCTCGCGCACCCGGGACGCACCTTCACCCGCGAGGAGCTGCTGTCCGGCGCGTGGGGCTACCACTACGAAGGCAGCGCCCGCACCGTGGACAACTTCATGCGCCAGCTGCGCCTGAAGTTCGAGCCGGACCCGGAAGCCCCCCGCCACTTCCTCACCGTGCGCGGACTGGGCTACCGCTTCGAGCGCTGA
- a CDS encoding class I SAM-dependent methyltransferase, translated as MRGHDARGRMPLSLVAQEPDLLFYTRQAAEHGGPVLVLGAANGRVVWALAGDGYDAVGVDPSGVMIRSAEERRHSEPEDVSRRARFQVADLRSLRLDERFPLVLAPQHALGLMPGKDDLEALLATVRHHLTPDGSFVYDVLNTPREPVLPRDDEAPSAGLEPRRPLFTLHLRERRAPGRPSPIRRLKLRHFTPEELDAALTAAGLVPRERYGRFDGKPFDLEDSRHIGIAGP; from the coding sequence ATGCGTGGTCATGACGCGCGGGGCCGGATGCCACTTTCTCTTGTCGCTCAGGAGCCGGACCTCCTGTTCTACACACGCCAGGCGGCCGAGCATGGCGGGCCCGTGCTGGTGTTGGGAGCCGCCAATGGCCGGGTGGTGTGGGCGCTGGCGGGGGATGGCTATGACGCCGTGGGCGTGGACCCCTCGGGGGTGATGATTCGCTCCGCCGAGGAACGGCGGCACTCGGAACCCGAGGACGTCTCACGCAGGGCGCGCTTCCAGGTGGCGGACCTCCGCTCGCTGCGCCTGGACGAGCGGTTCCCACTGGTGCTCGCGCCCCAGCACGCATTGGGGCTGATGCCGGGAAAGGACGACCTGGAGGCGTTGCTGGCCACGGTGCGTCACCACCTCACGCCGGATGGCTCCTTCGTCTACGACGTGCTCAACACGCCCCGCGAGCCCGTGCTCCCCCGAGACGACGAGGCGCCCAGCGCCGGCCTGGAGCCTCGCCGCCCGCTCTTCACCCTCCACCTGCGCGAGCGGCGTGCGCCCGGTAGGCCCAGCCCCATCCGCCGCCTCAAGCTGCGGCACTTCACGCCGGAGGAGCTGGACGCGGCGCTCACCGCGGCGGGGTTGGTGCCGCGCGAGCGCTACGGCCGCTTCGACGGCAAGCCCTTCGACCTGGAGGACTCGCGCCACATCGGCATCGCCGGACCGTGA